One Oncorhynchus keta strain PuntledgeMale-10-30-2019 chromosome 34, Oket_V2, whole genome shotgun sequence genomic window, AGCTGTGAGGCAGCACCTGAGGAGCTACAGGAACATTCCATGGTGGCCCATCAGGTAGGGTTCTATCTATGTCATCTGTATGGTTATATCAAGGTAATATCAATGTCATTGTATCTCAGACTGCTTAGCATTGCTTTAATTGGTAGGCTTCATGTAGCTCAATGTTGATTGTAAATCATTATCTTTACAGGGTGTTCTGTATGTCTTCGGTGGAATGATTGATTCTGCGTACACTATATGGAAAACCCCCCTCTGGGTGTTTGATATTGGTAAATCCACTGTGGGCAACATACACCTCAATAACTACTGACACAATCATAATGATCCAACAACATCCCAAACACTTCTACTCCTCACAAGAAAGAAGTGTTAAAACATGTTCAAACTTGCATCTGGCATTTAAAATCCTACCTGACAACATAAAAAGTTGGTACTAGCTCACAGTTCTCATAGGGAGTGACGGCAAAGAAAAGCTGCCATTCTGCCTTTGTTTCTCTGTGAGTCCTGCACAGTTGTCAGTGTCCTTTCTCATATCTCTTGCAGTGAAAGAGCAGTGGGTGTCCTGGCAGGATAGGAACCCCCCTCAGGTATGTAATGTAAAAGTAAATGCTCCATATACCAGGGAAATTGAGAGTGATAATGTAACCATGCTCATTTTCCACAGCTCGCACAAATGCACCACTATAAATTATTAAAAGAACAGTACATATTAATTTGTATACCCTCTCATATCAAGTACGGTTTTAACTGCAATGAATGAAAAACATAATCAATTGATTAACTAAATGTAACAACAGCATACGGCAGCTCTATAAACTGGCCCATAGCATGATTAATAGTAATAGCTGATCAAGTACGGTTCCCATGCTTTGTACTGATATTGATGACATCCCTCATGGCCGTCCATATGCTAACATGTTAACAGAATCAGGTGCCAGTCAACAGGAAGGGCCACAGTGCCGTGGTGTTTAGCTCTGCCATGTACATCTACGGAGGATACATTGACATGAAAGCCTCATCACAGGAGTTTTGGAAGTTAGAATTTGGTGAGTTAGACGTTTTCTATGGATAGATAATTTGGTTTTCGTGATTATCATTTAATAACAACGCATTACTGTCACATTTCCAGAGAAAACAATAATGATATCCAGTCATGATATCATTATTGTTTTCTCTGGAAATGTGACAGCAATGCGTTGTTATTAAATGACTGGAATATGTTTTGAATTTACCAACACTTCACTTAAcactgtattgtgtgtgtgtgtgtgtgtgtgtgtgtgtgtgtgtgtgtgtgtgtgtgtgtgtgtgtgtgtgtgtgtgtgtgtgtgtgtgtgtgtgtgtgtgtgtgtgtcagacactATGTTGTGGTCCCTGCTGGACTGTACCCAGACAGAGGTGGGTCCAGGTCCCAGACACAGCCACTCTGCCATGACACACCTGGACTGCATGTACCTTTTCGGGGGTCTGAGAGGCCTGAGGGAGCAGAGGGATCTGTGGAGATGGAACTCTACCAGTCATTCCTGGAGCTGTCTCAATGCCACGTGAGTGATCTCTGCTCCCtctttatttgtctctgtctttatctctctctctctgcctctgggGTTTCACTGGATACTACAGATTTATGAAAATAGTTTTCAAGGGTTCAGGCACTGACAACTTTCAATACCCTTATGGAGGATACTTTTAGGACTGTTCCATTGGCTCCATTGTACTGGGTAAGCTAAGTCAAGCTCCGGTCAAGTATTTGAAAGAATTTGAGATAATGtatttgacccaggtctgtttcAGGCACTGACAACCTCAACAGCCTTATGGAGGGCAATATCATGTCAATTATAATGTCTCTTTATGGGCTCAGTTATTTTGTGTGGCAATTTGTTCAGCGTTTTTACTCTCAACAGGAAATGCAAAACAGCTGAAACCAGACAATGTTATCTGGCGCCGAGCCACCAGATTAATTTGCTTAACCTGTAGCTTTAACCTCTCACAAACCTCTATCATCATTCACTATTAATTGTTATGTTTGAATAAATAATTGGGATTGTGCAGTTTATGTACACACAGCACATTAAGTAAATCAGCAATCTAAGTGATGTTATCTTTTCCACACAAAGCAAAAAAACTAACAATAGACGAATTGTGTTGCTTGTTGAACAATGCGTTGTGTTgtttttccttccttcctgtctgtcctgtggATGTGTTATACAGATCAGGCCCCCCTAAGCTGGTGGGCCACTCAACTGTGGTCTACCGGGACAGCATGCTTCtgtttggaggaggagagagccaGCACACACCCAGGAGCTGTCTATGGAGGTACAGCTTCACCATTCAGACCTGAGTCACTCTTCACATTTTGAATGGAGTTTCTATCGTAAATGGTGGTGTAAGAGAAATAGCGTCCTAAATAATAGTAATAACTATAAGTCAGAAGTAAGAGAAATATCTAGAGTGTGCTTGCTGAAGCAAGCTACActgaatatataataatataagatatgccatttagcagatgcgtTTTATCCACAGGTACAGCTTCACCACCCAGACCTGGGGGAAGCTAGCCATGCTACCCGGCTCCAACCCACCTCCCCACAGGATCTACCACTGCTGTGCTGGCCTGGGCCCTAGCTACCAGCCTTCCGTGACCACAACCACCAGCACCACCCTGATCCCCAGCACCACCATCAGAAACAGACTTGACAGCAAGATACGGCCGTTCAAGAACAAATGCTCCCCATCCTCCTCAAAGACAGAGGGCACTATAGAGCTGGAGACGTTTAGTAGCTCGGAGAAGCTATTGACTGAAGTGGAGGACTATTGTAATGGTCTAAGTGGGAATGACACTCAGCGGTTTGGGAATTGTCTGACCTTTGAGAACCAGGAGGCCTTCAGTAAGCAGTGGAGCTGTGAGAATATAGAGGAGGATGGTCCAGGTAAACCAGAGGAGAGCCATGAGAGCATAGCACAAAACCTGCCTGATTTGCTACTGGTGCTGGGGGGAAAGCCCTTAGTTAGACACACGGTCATCTCTGTGTGGCAGATGACATTGGCTGACTTCTGAGCTTTGAGAGAAGGAATGGCATTTTataaactacagtgccttggagagtattcatcccccttagcgtatttcctattttgttgcgttacaacctgtaatttaaatagatttttggcgggatttcatgtaatggacatacacaaaatagtccaaattggtgaagtgaaatgaaaaagattacttgtttcaaaaatacatttaaaaaatggaaaagtggtgcatatgtattcaacccatttgctatgaagcccctaaataagatctggtgcaaccaattaccttcagaagtcacataattagttaaataaagtacacctgtgtgcaatctaagtgtcacatgatctgtcacatgatctcagtatatatacacacctgttctgaaaggccccagagtctgcaacaccaccaagcaagcggcaccatgaagaccaaggagctctccaaacaggtcagagacaaagttgtggagaagtacagatcagggttgggttaaaaaacaatatctgaaactttgaacatcccacggagcactatttaatccattattaaaacatggaaAAAATAtcgcaccacaacaaacctgccaagagagggccgcccaccaaaactcatggaccaggcaattagagaggcaacaaagagaccaaaaataaccctgaaggagctgcagagcgccacagtggagattggagtatctgtacaTAGGACCACGTTAAGCTGCACACTCCACAGAgttgggctttatggaagagtggccagaaaaaagccattgcttaaagaaataaATAAGAAAAcgcatttggtgttcgccaaaagacatgtgggagactccccaaacatatggaagacagtactctggtcagatgagactaaaattgagctttttggccatcaaggaaaacgctatgtctggcgcaaacccaacacctcccatcacccgagaacaccatccctacagtgaagcatggtggtggcagcatcatgctatggggatgtttttcatcggcagggactgggaaactggtcagaattgaaggaatgatggaaggcgctaaatacagggaaattcttgagggaaacctgtttcagtcttccagagatttgagactgggacggagattcaccttccagcaggaaaatgaccttaagcatactgctaaagcaacacttgagtggtttaaggggaaacatttaaatgtcttcgaatggcctagtcaaagcccagacctcaatccaattgagaatatgtggtatgacttaacgATTGTGGTACAatagcagaacccatccaacttgaaggagctgaagcagttttgccttgaagaattggCAAAAGTCCCAGTTGCTGGATGTGCCatgcttatagagacataccagaAGGTGGCTCTACGAAGTATTGACtttaggggtggggtgggggggtgaatagttatgcacactcaagttcagttttttttgtcttatttcttgtttgtttcacaataaaacatattttacatcttcaaagtggtaggcatggtaggcatgttgtgtaaatcaaatgatacaaaccccccaaaaactagtttaattccaggttgcatgacaacaaaataggacaaatgccaagggggtgaatactttcacaagccactgtatttaaaaagaaaatggcatatatttatatgGAAATGTATCACAAAGCGTGGGTGTGATGCAGCTGTTGATGCATAGCGTTCCCACGCTAAGGTGTTATTTAGTCCACATATCAGTCccaaatatactgtacatatcttAATCTTTGTTTATTCAGCTGAATAATCGTTCAGTTTTAAGAAAACAATTCAGCAAATTTATTTTTGCAGAGAATCCAAAAAATAATCATTGTACCTATATTCCCAAGTGTTATGTTTTAGATAGTTTAAAAAAGGACATTGTTGTCAATGTTAAACCAAGTGTTAAACCACATTAATTATGAAATTGTTTGTACTCATAAATATTGCATTTTTTATGTTTTGTGTTGGTGAAAATGGGAGAATATCCCCAATTAACACATTGGTTTTGAAATATTgtatatattttagcaattacatttacttttgatacttatgtttattaaaaccaaatactttttgacttttcattttctattatggtatctttacttttactcaagtatgataattgggtactttttccaacactgCCAGTTTTGAATTCATCTACCGACaatgttcctgtcctgctaagcattcaaaatgtaacaagcacttttgggtgtcagggaaaatgtatggagtaaaaagttcattattttctttaggaatgtagtggaggaAAATTAAAAGTTGTCAataaataaatagtaaagtaaagtacagataccccaaaaaaacgacttaagtagtactatacgtatttttacttaaatacttTACACCATTGAAAACCGGTCACTAGGGGCAACTGTGAGAGCTATTACCATCAAATAGGGTGTTGCGGATGAGCTCCAGCTCCGAGGGTCAAGTTTTCAATCCCAGGGCTAGACCCTCGTTTTGCATTTTgagttttaaccctatcccaaaccttaaccattaccttaacaaTTCTGAATGAATTCCTAAACTTAACCATTGAAATGTTTGTTAATGGTAAAACATCAGATTCTGCAATGACACTGAGAGCTTGTTGGTCATTCCACCAATTAGGTGCCTTTTGAgtagtaaaaaaacaaaacaaaattttATAAAGAGCAAATGTTCAAGTTAATAATAAACGTGTTTTCCCATCTTAAATTTAAACAAAatactatagtaagtgcctattaaaGTAAACATTtacccattttgaatgttatattgTTTGTGTGCATCTCTGAGCAATGTTCTATCGGTTCCCTTGGTCAATTCATGTTTTCATGTATATCTGAGAAATTGTCGTTCAAGCAGACAGACATTTGGCAGGTATGAGGTAGCTTTGAGATAAAGTATTTCTTAACAGGGTGGATAAGCTTTAATAtagcagatagattgtagctttgatcaatgtaattgtctgcataatttccaatctcccatatatttttggggtatacatacatacatacacatatccACAtctgtgacccgattcaggacaCTAGGCATATGTTGCAAGTTacaacttcacaggagagccgtttgaacgctatacattttttttgacagaaatgccttctcgaccgtgtgaactttcatgtgccttaataacaaacttgtatgccatgtgtaaatacaaataaaattgttaaacTACGAGCCTAGTTTGTTTATTCACAGAAAAAGACAGCAACcgtcccgctagccatgattggcttagataatgagtgggctggacatgccgagagatgagtatGGATTGGTCTGCGTATAGCAGCTTGTGTCTATAAAAATGAACTGCTCGTTATGAGTAGATAATCCTTTCTACTGCAGTTTTTACGAAATATATAACATTAGCCATGGAGAGCTGAAAAtatgttgctactgctctcaataacattgctgccctgaatttatCAGGCACAATCGACAAAGGTCAGTGGGAAAAAattgtgatggactactttctggaggacgTTCATGCCATTCTGACTCTGAAAATGTAATAAAAGGGGTTGCAGTCTGCCATGAAGCTTTCATCCATGTATTCGGGTAAGAATCTAGCTacagtttcagatattatacgtttttaattttgtcagaaagttgttttcattgcaagtttaacctctctgcgcaccgaacccgttagcgtattaaacattcatgaaaatacaagtgtctcacatgtttcgaaagcctagaatcttgcttaaaccaactgcgttgtcagatttaaaaaaggatttactgcgaaagaaacgatgcgattatctgaggatagagccccaaAACAAACAACTATTTCAATCAGCACAGACGTAACAACatcacaaactgcaataaaataaattgtttacctttgacgatcttcctctgtttgcaatcccaatgctcattgttacacaatgaatggtcttttgtttgataaaatccatttttttagcctaacacgaaacattttgtgaaccacTTGTGTCGTGAATTCGGTCTCATTCCATTTGATTACACAttcgatgtaaatacacacactaaatgtgacttttccagtcatgtttggtttcattgtaATCAActtgtttgtttgtaacacaaccaaatgtgatgggtcatttcgcgggatgtattgactgaaagaaaccgatttgaaaacaacaagtaatgacatcattgcgCACCAACGATatgaccgctgtttcgttgattgactgtattttaacccaatgaccactgatcgtcttgaaatctagctgggtagataaacggcaatatgtaatgtttgtgttggaagaccaacccatgtagtaaacccCAGCGTAAAGAGGGTCATTTGCCattgaaatttcatacaggaaggaaaaacgcatgttacgcacagcgttgttttggtaaagcgcatcttcagctgtttatatatcaatcattgTAACGcacctcgtcctcctcttctgagtaggagaagcgagaaggatcggaggaccaaaacgcagcatggtaagtgtccataatgtttattttaaaacataaactgaacactacaaaacaataaacgtgaaatgaacgaaacagtcccgtgtggtgacaaacactgacacggaagacaaacacccacaacctaaaactgaaacccaggctacctagtatgattctcaatcagggacaacaattgacagctgcctctgattgaaaaccatactaggccaaactcaaaaaccaacatagaaaaacaaacagactgcccacccaactcacaccctgacaatactaaaacaaagatcaaataacagaactatggtcagaacgtgacaatcagtatggcgactaagtcagggaaagctaaatctaagtctagatatacagatgtacacacaattttagaagaaatttaTCGGGAAAGTGGGACAGAGATTGTGGTcggacgattcatttagcgattcccaaatggaggaatattttgtgaacggagaggacatcgttttggactggtaagttcttctcatgctaatgccgttgtttgaaattaataatataaaatattagatgtgattttaaatttttttttagtagcaatatataaaaatgtaatgtaatgaaatgtgagatgcgcgtgtctgccgccccacccccacatgaaatagcctatttgagtctgttgaggggagggcaggcccacagcaatgaccaaagtgaaatggagacagtagatacagctggtctgttgtaatataataaagacagtagatctagctggtctgtcataatataatagagacagtagtccatcccccactgaagctggttcatccagctcctgccacaagtggtgttcatctgcccaaatttatgtctgcaggcatggatgtgcctcagggccaaaagggcacagcatggaggcgttgctgtgttctttgcaaaattAAGTCCCCTatcacctgcaccacatgcttggtgaccctctgctttacagcagaaagagactgctatagcacctggcatcagcagcacaatattgtgtagaggactgagggtcttccaaatattgaaatgTTTCATGTTTTTTCTAAATTTTTTGGGTGGaggtgtgttagaataccattttggtaatttgtacagtatatagttattccattcaaaatgtataacttcaccaatttggccacttgggtacatttgggctacttgtgtgggacacctgggtgacttcatgataaatgtcatgtagcacactcattttggaagttatcattctgaaactttgcacaagtactgttgccctcctatgtttttcactgaaattgtccccatcatcctttctgactgtttgttttgtcttgttcattttaaagatgatgtcTGAATCAGCCCGCAATGTGTCCTCTTTGGGTACGCCAGTAATGATGTCTTGAGGAGATGGTGAATGTGGTAGCAGTTGTAGAAGATTGTCTAGGTGGTGATGTAGATGACGATGACTTTTCCACATAGTTCAATAGAGTGTGAGCTGGCTTGCATTAGTCATTAAACGTTGTCACTAACAACTCTCGTTAACATCCTTTAACTAAATGTAAACTTTCAGCTAATGTTAGCGAACTGTCATTTATTTAAATGTTCACTGTCCTTCTCTGCTTGCCGCAAGTTGGCTAACGTAACGTTAACAacttagctaatgttagctagctagcactatATTGACAGGTGTAATTCTGTGGGAAAACTGACTGAGACATCtagataacgttagctaacaacaacatagcaaaTGTTAATTTAACcaaataatactaataataataataataataaagttaaTTTACCCAACCACGAAGAGACTGAATAATCTAGTTAACTAATTAACGTTAGTAACTAACTAAGTATGGTTGTTGTATTCCTTTCTACATGTTACCATGGGTAGGACCTACCTGCTTTTAACTTGTGCCGTCCTGTGTGATGCTCCAGCAGCATGGCTCGTCACAGCTGCTTCGCCCATGGCGTGAACTTTTATTGATTTGCTGCAGGCTCTGCATCGGGCCATATGGATGTCCCATGGATCTTTAACAAGCCAGTCTTTGTAATTGTCTTTGGTAAGCCCATGTCTATTTATGTCTATTTTCACAAACTTTCAAGGATTTCAAGGACCCGTGGGAACCCTATGGAGAGCCTTCCTTTGTCTACACCCTCTTAAGCCagacccacccatctctttaaggattcacatgtgaggtcatcaaatcaaatcaaatttgattggtcacatacacatgtttagcagatgttaatgtgagtatagcgaaatgcttgcgctcctagttctgaccatgcagtaatatctaactgtAGCGGTCCTATGTGAAGCTGGTGTagggagtcaggtgcaggacagcagatatgagtaattaAAGTACTTTACTCAATCATTTTAAAATTACAACGCGATCATGACAGCCCACAAACACGGACCGAATTAAAATAAACAATCACTCACGAACAcaacatggggaacagagggttaaataataaacaagtaattggttgagtgaagccaggtgtgataagacaaagacagaacaaatggaaaatgaaaagtggatcagcgGTGGCTAGAAAgacggtgacgtcgaccgccgaacgtcacccgaacaaggagagggactgactTCGGCCGAAGTCATGACACTAACTAGTCATCTAAAAATGTCACAACaacaaaggaatgaataagaatatgtgcatataaatatatggatgagcgatggccgaacggcataggcaagatgcagtagattgtatagtgtacagtatatacatatgagatgagtaatgtagggtattatataaagtggcattgtttaaagtgacgagtgatacatttattacatccccttattaattattaaagtggctagagatttgaatcaatatgttggcagcagccactcaatgttagtgatggctgtttaacagtctgatggccttgagatagaagctgtttaccagtctctcggtcccagctttgatgcacctgtactgacctcaccttctggatgatagcaggtgaacaggcagtggctcgggtggttgttctTCTTGATTATTATTTTtggcttcctgtgacatcgggtggtgtaggtgtcctggagggcaggtagtttgcccccggcgatgggttgtgcagacctcactaccctctggagagccttacggttgtgggcggaggagcagtttccgtaccaggcggtgatacagcccgacaggatgctctcaattgtgcatttgtaaaagtttgtgagtttttggtgacaagccaaaaaatacaatttcttcagcctcctgaggttgaagaggcactgttgcgccttcttcaccacgctgtctgtgtgggtggacacctaggaacttaaaactttccaccttctccactactgtcccgttgatgtggataggggggtgctccctctgctgtttcctgaagtccacgatcatctcctttgttttgtgaCATTGAGTTTGAGGttcttttcctgacaccacactccgggggacctcacctcctccctgtaggccgtctcgtcgttgttggtaatcaactgtagtgtcgtctgcaaacttgatgattgagttggaggcgtgcatgaccacgcagtcagtggtgaacagggagtacaggagagggctgagaatgcacccttgtggggccccagtgttgaggatcagcgaggtgGAGATGTAGTTtcctacactcaccacctgggggcgtcccatcagaaagtccaggacccagttgcacagggcggggtcgagacccagggtctcgagcttggtgacgagtttggagggtactatggtgttaaatgctgagctgtaatcgatgaacagcattcttacataggtattcctcttgtccaggtgggttagggcagtgtgattgtgattgcgtcgtctgtggaccaattggggtggtaagcaaattggagtaggccagtgtgtcaggtagggtggaggtgatatgatccttgactagtctctcaaagcatttcatgatgatggaagtgagtgctacgggcgatagtcatttagctcagttaccttagctttcttggaaacaggaataatggtggccctcttgaatcacatgggaacagcagactgggatagggattgattgaatatgtctgtaaacacaccagccagctggtctgcgcatgctctgaggacgcggctgtggatgccgcctgggcctgcaacatttaaatgttttactcacgtcggctgcagtgaaggagagtccgcaggttttggtagtgggccgtgtca contains:
- the si:dkey-3d4.3 gene encoding kelch domain-containing protein 3; the protein is MSRRSSSSPSLWTVLPQSGPAPCERYKHACCSYGDSVFVLGGRESHSLRDFWRYNVVRNEWTELDCSCEAAPEELQEHSMVAHQGVLYVFGGMIDSAYTIWKTPLWVFDIVKEQWVSWQDRNPPQNQVPVNRKGHSAVVFSSAMYIYGGYIDMKASSQEFWKLEFDTMLWSLLDCTQTEVGPGPRHSHSAMTHLDCMYLFGGLRGLREQRDLWRWNSTSHSWSCLNATSGPPKLVGHSTVVYRDSMLLFGGGESQHTPRSCLWRYSFTTQTWGKLAMLPGSNPPPHRIYHCCAGLGPSYQPSVTTTTSTTLIPSTTIRNRLDSKIRPFKNKCSPSSSKTEGTIELETFSSSEKLLTEVEDYCNGLSGNDTQRFGNCLTFENQEAFSKQWSCENIEEDGPGKPEESHESIAQNLPDLLLVLGGKPLVRHTVISVWQMTLADF